From the genome of Deltaproteobacteria bacterium, one region includes:
- a CDS encoding putative Na+/H+ antiporter, with protein MGTSPAVNVELPEVVQYVATGLFAIAILHTFLVKKFAAIAHRYPEGSVGENFFHLLSEIEVVFGFWAAILVVFVALLISPDVAIQYVDTRNFTEPIFVFVIMTVCATKPILDIAGRIMGGLAKLIPGNRDLAEFIVILIVGPLLGSLITEPAAMTVCALMLLDKFFRRTDDLKFKYAMIGLLFVNISVGGTLTSYAAPPVLMVAQTWQWDTTFMFTQFGWKAVIACCLSTALVAWRFRKSISALEPMKAVDESRRTPIGIDLVHLAFVAMIVLTSHHVSMFMGLFLFFIGVAAVTKEYQEPLKLKESLLVGFFLAGLVVLGGPQGWWLQPLLARLESLPLFLGSAALTAVTDNAALTYLGSLVPDLSDESKYALVAGAVTGGGLTVIANAPNPAGFGILNGSFGETGISPLGLLKGALPPTIIAAVIFWLA; from the coding sequence ATGGGAACAAGTCCTGCGGTAAATGTCGAGCTTCCTGAAGTGGTACAATACGTCGCGACCGGTCTTTTTGCCATTGCCATTTTACATACATTTTTAGTGAAAAAGTTTGCTGCGATTGCGCATCGCTATCCGGAAGGCTCGGTCGGCGAAAATTTCTTTCACCTCCTGAGTGAAATCGAAGTCGTTTTTGGATTCTGGGCCGCTATTTTGGTTGTCTTCGTTGCGCTGCTGATTTCTCCGGACGTTGCCATTCAATATGTTGACACGAGGAACTTCACTGAACCGATCTTCGTATTTGTGATAATGACAGTCTGCGCAACTAAGCCGATTCTAGATATTGCCGGTCGAATTATGGGTGGGCTCGCAAAGCTCATTCCCGGCAACCGCGATCTGGCAGAGTTTATTGTCATTCTTATCGTTGGGCCACTTCTGGGTAGTCTGATCACCGAACCGGCCGCGATGACAGTCTGCGCGCTGATGCTTTTAGACAAGTTTTTCCGCAGGACCGATGATCTCAAGTTCAAATACGCGATGATTGGCTTACTCTTCGTGAATATTTCGGTCGGCGGGACGCTGACCTCTTATGCGGCCCCACCGGTTTTGATGGTCGCGCAAACCTGGCAGTGGGACACTACCTTTATGTTCACCCAGTTTGGTTGGAAGGCCGTGATCGCGTGCTGCCTCTCTACTGCGCTGGTTGCGTGGAGATTTCGAAAATCGATTTCCGCCCTGGAGCCTATGAAGGCGGTTGACGAATCGCGAAGAACGCCGATTGGGATCGACCTCGTCCACCTCGCGTTCGTCGCGATGATTGTTTTGACGTCTCACCACGTCTCAATGTTCATGGGACTGTTCTTGTTTTTTATAGGCGTTGCAGCGGTGACGAAAGAGTATCAGGAGCCGTTGAAGCTGAAAGAAAGTTTATTAGTTGGCTTTTTCTTGGCGGGACTCGTCGTACTTGGCGGTCCCCAAGGTTGGTGGCTGCAGCCACTTCTCGCAAGATTAGAAAGCCTGCCGTTGTTTCTTGGTTCTGCCGCACTGACGGCGGTCACTGACAACGCGGCCCTTACTTATCTCGGTAGTCTAGTGCCGGACCTTAGTGATGAATCAAAGTATGCTCTCGTTGCAGGTGCAGTGACGGGAGGAGGGCTTACAGTCATTGCTAATGCTCCGAACCCGGCTGGTTTCGGGATCCTGAATGGATCCTTCGGGGAAACTGGTATAAGTCCTCTGGGGCTTTTAAAGGGAGCCCTGCCGCCGACCATTATTGCCGCAGTCATATTTTGGCTCGCATAG
- the rpsN gene encoding 30S ribosomal protein S14, with the protein MARLAMRVKEIKRKKMAAKHAVKRAELRKKCIDTKISDEEREQARIAIQKLPKNSAKERQRNRCALTGRARGFIGDFGLCRNEFRRLASYGQIPGVTKASW; encoded by the coding sequence ATGGCTCGTTTGGCGATGAGAGTAAAAGAGATTAAGCGTAAGAAAATGGCTGCGAAACACGCGGTGAAACGTGCCGAGCTTCGCAAGAAGTGCATCGACACCAAGATCTCTGACGAGGAGCGCGAGCAAGCTCGGATCGCGATCCAAAAGCTCCCAAAGAATTCAGCGAAAGAACGTCAACGCAATCGCTGCGCACTGACGGGCCGCGCGCGTGGTTTCATTGGTGACTTCGGTCTGTGCCGTAACGAGTTCCGTCGTCTCGCGAGCTACGGCCAGATTCCTGGCGTTACCAAAGCAAGCTGGTAG
- a CDS encoding C40 family peptidase has translation MQKTSDKKRQKTQPKKKLSQAINTAITAVIAVPLSMAVISCSNSFSPVASSIVDKVDEELGCKSFEDGLWSAFTAHIELTGHPPTAPDLEKSMRKKLSQSKRLSSLSEKNQNQLIDLTIRLTSVVARHNDSLTSKKTAAENLMQKSTLSGADRELWLERVAQLEIGDRTTAEKSTDVDEARKVFSELNELAKNSGIIDVACANPPVDPVANPPIAASGLLEFWRSTKSAPVFGGLKTVAVAYQSCEAGDHAPLGSETEDIDGIEIVGQHSSGTGFKREIKDLKRMIASHPYLRSYKRPLPSCHDVLKAPPIYDYGGKPFTSSANEKLIDLFKSAGSGSKELGIDCSAFVYTAYAVSGLKLKKESSLKASLVKGVSSSMMADPQKNGLTCLDHVRFNKDTQLLAGDIIAIKGHVIMVEDVEKDPFGIGSIDSANDCTLKNMDVNDFRFTLLQSSPSKGGIGINRMRARDYLTNSSTMGAGLREHAVNACKARFSSSSVSSKSSKASIVRHGGLAQCRETALTLAKEECLSSCSARLIE, from the coding sequence ATGCAAAAAACATCAGATAAAAAGCGACAAAAAACACAGCCAAAGAAAAAACTATCGCAGGCGATAAACACGGCGATCACGGCGGTCATAGCTGTTCCGCTTTCTATGGCTGTTATTTCCTGCTCGAACAGTTTTTCCCCCGTCGCGAGCTCGATTGTCGACAAGGTTGATGAAGAACTTGGATGCAAGAGTTTTGAAGATGGCCTTTGGTCAGCATTTACGGCTCACATAGAACTCACCGGGCATCCGCCGACTGCACCTGATCTTGAAAAATCGATGCGAAAAAAACTTTCCCAATCAAAACGACTTTCGTCGCTTTCTGAAAAAAACCAGAACCAACTTATTGACCTCACAATACGTCTGACGAGTGTTGTCGCCAGACACAACGATTCACTTACATCAAAAAAAACTGCAGCCGAAAACCTCATGCAAAAGTCGACTCTTTCAGGAGCTGACCGAGAACTCTGGTTGGAACGAGTGGCGCAGTTGGAAATTGGTGACCGCACGACCGCAGAAAAATCAACCGACGTTGACGAGGCTAGAAAAGTATTTTCGGAACTAAATGAACTAGCAAAAAACTCTGGAATTATTGATGTTGCCTGCGCAAATCCGCCCGTCGACCCAGTTGCAAACCCTCCAATCGCCGCCAGTGGCCTTTTGGAATTTTGGCGATCTACAAAAAGTGCGCCCGTTTTTGGCGGACTAAAAACTGTCGCCGTCGCCTACCAAAGCTGTGAAGCAGGCGATCACGCTCCGCTCGGTTCTGAAACGGAGGACATCGACGGAATTGAAATCGTTGGCCAACACTCAAGCGGCACTGGTTTCAAACGGGAAATCAAAGACTTGAAACGCATGATTGCGAGTCACCCGTACCTTCGAAGCTACAAACGCCCCCTACCCTCGTGCCATGACGTCTTGAAGGCACCTCCCATTTATGACTACGGGGGAAAACCCTTTACGTCGTCCGCGAACGAAAAGCTGATTGACCTGTTTAAAAGTGCTGGCTCTGGTTCCAAAGAACTGGGTATCGACTGTTCGGCGTTTGTGTACACAGCTTATGCGGTCAGCGGGTTGAAACTAAAGAAAGAGTCCAGCCTGAAGGCTTCACTGGTAAAGGGCGTTTCGTCGTCGATGATGGCTGACCCACAAAAAAATGGCCTCACGTGCTTGGACCACGTTCGATTCAACAAAGACACACAGTTGTTGGCCGGCGACATCATCGCAATCAAAGGTCATGTGATCATGGTTGAAGATGTCGAAAAGGACCCATTTGGAATTGGAAGTATCGACAGCGCTAACGATTGCACCCTTAAAAACATGGACGTGAACGATTTTCGCTTTACGCTTCTTCAGTCGTCACCAAGCAAGGGTGGTATTGGGATTAATCGAATGCGAGCCAGGGACTATTTGACTAATTCAAGCACAATGGGGGCAGGACTTCGTGAGCACGCCGTGAATGCCTGCAAAGCACGCTTTAGCTCGAGCTCTGTCAGCAGCAAGTCTTCGAAGGCGAGCATTGTTCGCCATGGCGGCTTGGCTCAATGCCGCGAAACAGCACTCACTTTGGCAAAAGAAGAGTGTCTCAGTTCTTGCTCCGCACGACTTATCGAATAA
- the lon gene encoding endopeptidase La, translated as MSNSENQAADLANRFAILALRNLVVYPGISVPIRVGRQQSLEALKSAREQALPAGKPAKVIAVLQSAHEIDHTSSVKESDLYRVGTLCEIERIKGSESDGVQLLIKGLERVTLEDFQMEKSSLPGVDFISAQVKRETDKKYDQAKDQAAMAELKESAMRLVHLLPSSSGAEQLTKLLDGITDLDFLTYIAAANLEVSIDEKQALLAEPDRNVRAEKITSIMNRVHSELQVKGEIREKLNTKLGKTQRDAILREQMKAIREELGDEASDSERAEDYRLKIENSRMPDEVRKVAIDELKRLEGLSNQSPETHIIRNYLDLLIALPWEAEATDVIDLKKARASLEADHEGLEKVKKRIIEHLATMKLRGGERGMILLLVGPPGVGKTSLGASIAKAIGRKFVRAALGGVRDDAEIRGHRRTYVGAMPGRVIQGIKRAGAMNPVFVLDEIDKLARGYSGDPAAALLEVLDPEQNSKFHDHYLDVPYDLSKVLFIATANSLDGIPGPLLDRMEVLDLSGYTSQEKMGIARKHLLPKQLAEHGLTEEQVAIEDEVLKAIINGYTREAGVRTLQRQIASLLRSLATSVVDATEAEAEKLPIKPAVTDLDELIGPKRFDHEETLQMAPAGVVTGLAWTPVGGEILFVEASSMPGSGRLTLTGQLGDVMKESAQIALTLIRSRLPEVAERIDFEKRDFHVHVPAGAIPKDGPSAGVAMVTALTSLMTGKSVNPQIAMTGEITLRGQVTPVGGVKEKIIGAHRAGIKTVILPRKNEKDLRDVPDEIKKSMQIEFADDLADVLRISLGLKLPPLDQVTGLWGTFSASSNRSSTTPYLG; from the coding sequence ATGTCAAACTCAGAAAATCAGGCAGCAGATTTAGCAAACCGTTTTGCCATCCTTGCACTGAGGAATCTTGTCGTTTACCCGGGCATCAGCGTTCCTATACGCGTTGGCCGACAACAGTCTCTCGAAGCGCTAAAATCTGCTCGGGAACAAGCTTTGCCAGCGGGTAAGCCCGCAAAAGTGATTGCGGTGTTGCAATCCGCCCACGAAATAGACCACACGTCGTCGGTGAAGGAGAGCGATCTCTACCGTGTTGGGACTCTTTGCGAAATTGAACGCATTAAAGGTAGTGAATCTGACGGGGTGCAGCTTCTTATCAAAGGTCTTGAACGCGTAACCCTTGAAGACTTCCAGATGGAAAAGTCCTCTCTTCCTGGGGTGGATTTTATTTCCGCACAAGTAAAACGGGAAACAGACAAAAAATATGATCAAGCCAAAGACCAAGCCGCAATGGCAGAACTAAAAGAGTCCGCAATGCGCCTCGTGCATCTGCTGCCCAGTTCCAGCGGTGCCGAACAGCTTACGAAACTATTGGATGGAATCACCGATCTCGACTTTTTGACTTACATTGCGGCCGCTAATCTTGAAGTTTCAATCGATGAGAAACAAGCTCTCCTCGCAGAACCTGATCGCAATGTGCGGGCCGAAAAAATCACGAGTATCATGAATCGTGTCCATTCTGAATTGCAGGTAAAAGGTGAAATTCGAGAAAAGCTCAATACCAAGCTAGGAAAAACTCAGCGCGATGCAATTTTACGTGAGCAAATGAAAGCTATTCGAGAGGAACTGGGCGACGAGGCTTCCGATTCGGAACGAGCAGAAGACTATCGTCTGAAAATTGAAAACTCACGAATGCCTGATGAAGTCAGAAAAGTTGCGATTGATGAACTTAAGCGACTGGAAGGACTTTCCAATCAGTCACCAGAAACCCACATCATTAGAAATTACCTCGATCTGTTGATCGCACTCCCGTGGGAAGCGGAAGCCACTGATGTCATTGATCTTAAAAAAGCGCGCGCATCTTTGGAGGCCGACCACGAGGGTCTAGAAAAAGTTAAAAAAAGAATCATCGAACATTTGGCGACGATGAAGCTTCGCGGAGGCGAACGCGGAATGATACTACTTTTGGTGGGACCGCCAGGCGTAGGTAAAACCTCGCTCGGTGCTTCGATCGCCAAAGCCATCGGCCGAAAGTTTGTTCGTGCAGCCCTGGGCGGTGTGCGAGATGACGCTGAAATCCGCGGGCATCGGCGAACTTATGTCGGCGCTATGCCTGGTCGCGTGATTCAAGGAATTAAGCGGGCGGGCGCTATGAATCCAGTCTTTGTATTAGATGAAATTGATAAGCTTGCTCGCGGTTACAGTGGCGACCCCGCCGCAGCACTACTTGAAGTGCTCGACCCGGAACAAAATAGCAAATTTCACGATCATTATCTCGATGTCCCTTACGATCTTTCGAAAGTTTTGTTCATTGCGACAGCGAACTCGCTCGATGGCATCCCGGGACCTCTTCTTGATCGAATGGAAGTGCTGGATTTAAGCGGCTACACGTCACAGGAAAAGATGGGCATTGCCAGAAAACATCTTTTACCCAAGCAGCTTGCTGAACACGGATTGACAGAAGAACAAGTTGCGATCGAGGACGAAGTCTTGAAAGCGATCATCAACGGTTACACGCGGGAAGCGGGAGTAAGAACGCTTCAGCGTCAGATCGCATCGTTGCTGCGCTCGTTGGCTACCTCGGTCGTAGATGCGACTGAGGCAGAGGCAGAAAAGCTTCCGATTAAACCAGCGGTCACCGATCTCGACGAATTGATTGGTCCGAAAAGGTTCGACCACGAGGAAACACTCCAGATGGCCCCAGCGGGCGTCGTTACTGGGCTTGCGTGGACACCGGTGGGGGGCGAAATTCTGTTCGTTGAAGCGAGCTCAATGCCAGGCAGTGGACGCCTCACCTTAACAGGGCAACTCGGCGACGTAATGAAGGAATCGGCTCAGATTGCACTGACATTGATTCGGAGCAGGCTTCCGGAAGTGGCAGAACGAATAGATTTTGAAAAACGCGATTTTCACGTTCACGTACCCGCTGGGGCAATACCAAAGGACGGCCCCTCCGCGGGTGTCGCGATGGTCACGGCCCTCACCTCATTAATGACCGGTAAGTCGGTAAACCCACAGATCGCAATGACCGGAGAAATAACTTTGCGAGGCCAAGTGACTCCGGTTGGGGGAGTGAAGGAAAAAATTATCGGGGCACATCGCGCGGGAATCAAAACGGTCATCTTGCCGCGGAAAAACGAAAAGGATCTTCGGGACGTGCCAGACGAAATCAAAAAGTCGATGCAGATCGAATTTGCAGACGATCTGGCTGATGTTTTGCGCATCAGCCTTGGTTTAAAACTTCCGCCGCTCGATCAGGTCACTGGTCTCTGGGGTACTTTCTCGGCTAGTTCAAATCGTTCCTCTACAACGCCGTATTTGGGATGA
- a CDS encoding RlmE family RNA methyltransferase, protein MTRSKGYNPRDRFFLKAKEENFAARSVYKLQEIDQRFKVLAKGDTVLDLGCSPGSWSQYASQKVGINGRVLGVDLQPVTVKLDNAVFIEADLRDLALSEVFETYGFQPPFEVVISDMAPKTTGIKNTDQARSFELCELAVDVSKKFLKPGGHFVCKFFHSSDFGELRKLLQATFKKVEIVKPESTRTMSKEIFFVGLSKKS, encoded by the coding sequence ATGACACGTTCAAAGGGTTACAATCCGCGAGATCGCTTTTTCCTAAAAGCGAAAGAGGAAAACTTCGCCGCTCGTTCGGTTTATAAGCTGCAGGAAATTGACCAGCGTTTCAAGGTTCTGGCGAAAGGCGACACCGTGCTCGATCTTGGGTGTTCGCCCGGAAGCTGGTCGCAGTATGCTAGTCAAAAAGTTGGTATCAACGGTCGGGTCCTAGGCGTTGACTTGCAGCCTGTTACGGTAAAGCTCGACAATGCGGTTTTTATTGAAGCAGATCTTCGTGATCTAGCGTTGAGTGAAGTTTTTGAGACCTATGGGTTTCAGCCTCCCTTTGAGGTCGTCATTTCGGACATGGCGCCCAAGACAACGGGAATTAAAAATACTGACCAAGCGCGCAGTTTTGAATTGTGTGAGCTAGCGGTTGACGTTTCAAAGAAGTTTTTGAAGCCGGGTGGTCATTTTGTCTGCAAATTTTTTCATTCAAGTGACTTTGGTGAATTGCGGAAGCTATTGCAGGCTACTTTTAAAAAAGTAGAAATTGTAAAACCTGAATCAACAAGGACAATGAGTAAAGAAATCTTTTTTGTTGGGCTTTCTAAAAAGTCGTAA
- a CDS encoding MFS transporter — MRASGLVPLSSGEKFSLFACLYFAQGLPYGFFTQALPVYLREANASLAAIGGSALLTWPWALKFLWAPLADRYGWPRLGLRRSWILPLQTISIMALIAVSFLDPKDSLFVVLAAFLICNLVAATQDAATDGLAVDLLEKNERGWANGIQVGGYRVGMIVGGAVMLNLLSMWGWQAAMLTMALTLAIVTLPAFTFNETASLGPFQERVDKRLERHPFKDLKEFIFQKNIASWLAVLLIYKFSHQAASAMMKPWLVDNGYRLEEIGALIGLFGSGAGLVGALVGGWVASRFSRLKSLIYLALAQALATSTYLLPIFTAPAAWKVALSTSVDNGISGMATVTLFAAMMDRCRKGHSASDYAIQASFVVISQTLASSLSGVSAEYLGYGKHFVGISVIGLLVAFVVWRSLRKVMPKMAGAAIILLSVFIGAGMPLSSSHAQSEIGIGFGPLLPSRIPKVREIQNTWGVRLGTKTAKGFFELDWVHGRNDGIVYNAFGLDYRLSLHAESDGDGGADSGGESDQMEYLPVHFLLGFHMDYFKGLGEESFRTSGGWHYGGGLQLPIGGPKSPFLFRTDFRHRFSPGSSLIVLVGFSFLTGSGADSSP; from the coding sequence ATGAGGGCTTCCGGTTTAGTGCCCCTGTCCTCTGGCGAAAAGTTCTCGCTATTTGCGTGTCTCTACTTTGCACAAGGCCTACCGTATGGTTTTTTTACGCAAGCCCTTCCCGTTTATCTTCGCGAAGCAAATGCGAGCCTCGCAGCGATCGGCGGCTCAGCACTTTTAACTTGGCCTTGGGCGCTGAAGTTTCTTTGGGCGCCGTTGGCAGATCGCTATGGATGGCCGAGGCTAGGCCTTCGGCGAAGCTGGATCCTTCCTTTGCAAACGATTTCAATAATGGCTCTTATCGCAGTTTCTTTTTTGGATCCAAAAGACTCGTTGTTTGTGGTACTGGCGGCGTTTCTTATCTGCAACCTAGTCGCAGCCACTCAAGATGCCGCAACAGATGGACTTGCGGTCGACCTTCTAGAAAAAAATGAACGCGGATGGGCCAACGGCATTCAAGTAGGCGGCTACCGAGTCGGTATGATCGTCGGCGGGGCAGTGATGCTCAACCTATTGTCGATGTGGGGTTGGCAAGCGGCAATGCTAACGATGGCTTTGACTTTGGCTATTGTCACATTGCCGGCGTTCACTTTCAACGAAACTGCTTCCCTTGGCCCATTTCAAGAACGAGTCGACAAGCGACTTGAACGACATCCCTTCAAGGACCTGAAGGAATTTATTTTCCAAAAGAATATCGCTTCGTGGCTGGCTGTGCTTTTGATCTACAAGTTCAGTCATCAAGCGGCGTCGGCGATGATGAAGCCCTGGCTAGTCGACAATGGCTACCGCCTCGAGGAAATCGGGGCGCTGATTGGACTGTTCGGCTCGGGCGCAGGTCTTGTCGGAGCACTTGTAGGAGGCTGGGTAGCAAGTCGATTTTCTCGGCTAAAAAGCCTCATATACCTAGCACTTGCGCAAGCGTTAGCTACATCGACTTACCTTCTCCCGATCTTTACAGCGCCGGCAGCATGGAAAGTTGCGCTTTCCACGTCTGTCGACAATGGAATTAGTGGAATGGCAACTGTTACGCTATTCGCGGCAATGATGGACCGCTGCCGTAAAGGACATTCTGCAAGTGACTACGCGATCCAAGCATCTTTTGTCGTGATTTCGCAGACGCTGGCTTCATCGCTTTCGGGCGTTTCCGCTGAATACCTAGGATACGGCAAACACTTCGTGGGAATAAGCGTAATTGGTCTGCTCGTCGCTTTCGTCGTTTGGCGATCGTTGCGAAAGGTGATGCCTAAAATGGCTGGCGCCGCAATTATTCTGCTGTCCGTTTTTATTGGCGCCGGGATGCCACTCAGTAGTTCACACGCCCAATCAGAAATCGGTATTGGATTCGGCCCGCTGCTTCCCAGCAGAATTCCCAAGGTCCGCGAAATTCAAAACACTTGGGGAGTCCGGCTCGGAACAAAAACCGCTAAAGGTTTTTTCGAACTCGATTGGGTTCACGGAAGAAATGACGGAATAGTTTATAATGCTTTTGGTCTTGATTACCGACTTTCTCTCCATGCTGAGAGCGATGGTGACGGCGGAGCCGATTCTGGCGGCGAGTCGGACCAGATGGAATATCTGCCAGTTCACTTTCTTTTAGGTTTCCACATGGATTACTTCAAAGGACTGGGAGAAGAATCATTTCGTACCAGTGGTGGTTGGCATTACGGTGGAGGGCTGCAATTACCAATTGGTGGACCCAAAAGCCCATTCCTCTTTCGCACCGATTTTCGTCATCGGTTTTCACCCGGAAGCTCTTTGATTGTGCTGGTCGGCTTCAGCTTTTTAACCGGTTCTGGAGCGGATTCCAGCCCTTGA
- a CDS encoding response regulator transcription factor, which translates to MANLLLVDDSEDVRNMVTALLSKEHQVFWAPTLADARRALNEKKRFDLVLLDVDLPDGNGVDFLGSGLQEGTAVILLTAYDSVNTRVRGFTFGAEDFIAKPFDPVEFQVRVSTRLKHLARRETKTVTASHIRAGLLELDLEKQRAFDLRPGAAGGQKKELDLTPVEFRLLLLFLRENGAIVPRETILTQVWGDQIHVSPRVVDHHVCAVRRKIADTGTKIESIYGVGYKLEAA; encoded by the coding sequence ATGGCCAATCTCCTTTTAGTGGATGACAGCGAAGACGTTCGAAATATGGTGACCGCACTCTTATCAAAAGAGCACCAGGTATTCTGGGCTCCGACTTTGGCAGATGCTCGTCGCGCGTTGAACGAAAAAAAACGATTCGATCTCGTGTTGCTGGATGTTGATCTTCCGGATGGTAACGGCGTCGATTTCCTCGGTAGCGGTTTACAAGAGGGAACTGCTGTGATCCTTCTAACCGCCTACGATTCTGTAAACACCCGAGTTCGTGGATTCACGTTCGGCGCGGAAGATTTTATTGCAAAACCGTTCGATCCAGTTGAATTCCAGGTTCGTGTCTCGACTCGCTTGAAACATCTTGCGCGGCGAGAAACGAAGACTGTAACCGCCTCGCACATTCGTGCAGGACTTCTTGAACTCGATCTCGAAAAACAACGAGCCTTTGACCTCCGACCAGGCGCCGCAGGTGGCCAGAAGAAGGAATTGGATTTAACACCCGTCGAATTCCGCCTATTGCTTTTGTTTTTGCGCGAAAATGGAGCGATTGTTCCAAGGGAAACGATACTCACCCAAGTTTGGGGCGATCAAATTCATGTGTCTCCAAGAGTGGTCGATCACCATGTTTGTGCTGTTCGTCGGAAAATCGCGGACACCGGCACGAAAATCGAATCCATCTACGGAGTTGGTTACAAGCTCGAGGCAGCCTAA
- a CDS encoding chemotaxis protein CheX produces the protein MAVFTVEQTGNILVVKCAMNLDDRASKELAEAFPAWISSATTHLVLDCTRVLNIDKNFYKSVIQLKSALKSTSKTLFTLGLNEANLKRLKAEGMEAAFNPVKTMDEVLNAAKSKPTTQAGSANENKSGSLNMDFIQPFLLATKKTFETQVQTSIKPLTPSLKKGSQPGVDIASVITLVSNGMSGSFVLCFSEEVFLKVYGSMVGETFDKITPEIEDAASEIVNIIYGLAKVDLNARGYTFPKAFPTVLRGEKISIRQSGSKPAVIMPFETGLGKFHIEIEFEN, from the coding sequence GTGGCTGTATTCACTGTTGAACAAACCGGAAATATTCTTGTCGTAAAATGCGCAATGAACTTGGACGATCGTGCGTCTAAGGAGTTAGCAGAAGCTTTCCCCGCTTGGATTTCATCAGCCACGACTCATCTCGTTTTGGATTGCACGAGAGTTTTGAATATCGACAAAAACTTTTATAAGTCAGTGATTCAGCTTAAGTCCGCTTTGAAATCGACATCAAAAACGCTTTTTACATTGGGTCTAAACGAAGCCAATTTAAAACGCCTGAAAGCCGAAGGCATGGAGGCAGCTTTCAATCCGGTAAAAACGATGGATGAAGTTTTAAATGCGGCTAAGTCTAAGCCCACAACGCAAGCAGGCTCCGCTAATGAAAATAAATCAGGAAGTTTGAACATGGATTTCATCCAGCCATTTTTGCTTGCGACGAAAAAGACGTTTGAAACTCAAGTTCAAACTTCGATAAAGCCACTGACTCCATCTTTGAAAAAGGGAAGCCAGCCCGGTGTAGATATCGCCAGTGTAATAACCTTGGTTTCAAATGGAATGTCTGGAAGTTTCGTTCTATGTTTTTCTGAGGAAGTTTTTTTAAAAGTATACGGAAGCATGGTGGGCGAGACCTTTGACAAGATCACCCCAGAAATTGAAGACGCTGCCTCTGAGATCGTAAATATCATCTATGGTCTCGCAAAGGTTGACCTCAATGCGAGAGGTTACACCTTTCCCAAGGCGTTTCCGACGGTCTTGCGCGGAGAAAAAATTAGTATTCGCCAATCAGGTTCCAAGCCGGCAGTGATCATGCCGTTCGAAACTGGGCTTGGAAAGTTCCATATCGAAATCGAATTTGAAAACTAG
- the apaG gene encoding Co2+/Mg2+ efflux protein ApaG, with amino-acid sequence MSPKDHQSPDQTTTHGVRVEVHTQFVPEQSDPPKGRYLFAYRIRISNTRPQSVQVVGRHWIITDGRGREEEVKGEGVVGEQPVIESGQTFEYQSFCPLQTPTGSMRGWYQVVIDSKTVSVEIPQFFLVEPGSFH; translated from the coding sequence ATGAGCCCTAAAGATCACCAATCCCCAGATCAGACCACCACTCACGGGGTTCGCGTTGAAGTCCACACTCAATTCGTTCCAGAACAAAGTGACCCTCCAAAGGGCCGCTATCTTTTTGCCTATAGAATTCGCATCTCAAATACGCGACCCCAAAGTGTTCAGGTGGTCGGTCGGCACTGGATTATAACTGATGGCCGGGGACGTGAAGAAGAGGTCAAGGGCGAGGGGGTCGTCGGCGAGCAGCCCGTTATTGAATCAGGTCAAACTTTTGAGTACCAAAGCTTTTGCCCGCTTCAAACTCCGACGGGTTCAATGCGTGGCTGGTACCAAGTGGTCATCGACTCAAAGACGGTTTCTGTAGAGATTCCGCAATTCTTCCTTGTCGAACCCGGTTCTTTTCATTGA